A part of Burkholderiales bacterium genomic DNA contains:
- a CDS encoding EAL domain-containing protein, producing the protein MNLAAIRLWEKLPLIGRVMLITTLALLVAGTLLLLVSTRSEAEFARGQIVEHLEAELVSLEAALAESAVIGDYASIELQLRQRVKKRDVRRMVFTTPRGNPLAAADKDEPAKAPRWFARLADVPSPKASRTLFIGGRSYGEITVEMTAQPTVDRLWSAFLRHLLILLVALGIDFSGIFFILRRGLAPLAALKEGARRIAAGDYAARLPAAGSPELREVITAFNRMAETVAAARRELLAEHERLAVTLSSIGDGVISTDQEGRVVFMNPVAERLTGWLLAEAKGRSILQVFPTVDERTREETECPVGQVLREGRAVRLANHTLLIARDGQERPIADSAAPIRAADGRIFGAVLVFRDQTEERRTLEKLRLAASVYEHSLNGVMITDRNTHIIAVNPAFTRITGYTPEEVMGRKPRVLSSGRHDAGFYAAMWAQIRETGQWLGEIWNRRKEGGIYPEELAIIAVKDEEGEVTHYIGIFRDLTQVKVQEEQLRHLAHHDPLTGLPNRALLADRLKVALSQVERSGRRLAVCYLDLDGFKPINNSFGHATGDRLLVEIGQRLAASVRGGDTVARLGGDEFVLLLTELADEVECLTVLTRLLEAVARPVAVEGLVLNVTASVGVTLYPNDGVDADTLLRHADQALYAAKEAGRNRIHLFDPQRDSEARSRRALLERLAVALAQGEFVLHYQPKVDLRQGRVIGVEALIRWQHPERGLVPPAEFLPVLEGSDLEVSVGEWVIEAALSQMARWRERGLDLPVAVNIAPRHLAREDFGERLRRLLARHPPLPLGHLQLEVVESAALADIEHVARLIETCRQLGVTFALDDFGTGYSSLTYLRRLPADLVKIDQSFVRDLLIDQNDLAIVQGIIGLTEAFGMTVLAEGVETEAHARALLDLGCGLGQGYGIARPMPAEALPEWYAHWRPPAWSAGTHLASGGKTQ; encoded by the coding sequence GTGAACCTTGCCGCGATCCGCCTGTGGGAGAAGCTTCCCCTGATTGGCAGGGTGATGCTCATCACCACCCTGGCGCTTCTCGTGGCGGGCACGCTGCTGCTTTTGGTTTCCACCCGCTCCGAGGCGGAATTCGCCCGCGGCCAGATCGTCGAGCATCTGGAGGCGGAGCTTGTCTCCCTCGAGGCGGCGCTGGCGGAAAGTGCGGTGATCGGCGATTACGCGAGCATCGAGTTGCAGCTTCGCCAGCGGGTGAAGAAGCGCGATGTGCGGCGCATGGTGTTCACCACGCCCCGCGGCAATCCCCTTGCCGCCGCCGACAAGGATGAGCCGGCGAAAGCCCCCCGTTGGTTTGCCCGCCTGGCCGACGTTCCCTCGCCAAAGGCAAGCCGCACCCTTTTCATCGGTGGCCGCAGCTATGGCGAGATCACTGTCGAGATGACCGCGCAGCCGACGGTGGACCGCCTGTGGTCGGCCTTCCTCCGGCATCTCTTGATTCTGCTCGTCGCTCTCGGCATCGATTTCTCCGGCATCTTCTTCATCCTGCGGCGGGGGCTCGCGCCCTTGGCGGCGCTGAAAGAGGGTGCCCGGCGCATCGCCGCCGGGGATTACGCGGCGCGCCTACCCGCCGCCGGCAGCCCCGAACTGCGGGAAGTGATCACTGCCTTCAACCGCATGGCCGAAACCGTGGCCGCTGCCCGCAGGGAACTGCTTGCCGAACACGAGCGGCTTGCCGTCACCCTGAGCTCCATCGGCGATGGCGTGATCAGTACCGATCAGGAGGGCCGGGTGGTGTTCATGAACCCGGTGGCGGAACGGCTCACCGGCTGGCTCCTTGCGGAAGCAAAGGGGCGCTCCATCCTCCAGGTCTTTCCCACCGTCGATGAGCGCACGCGGGAGGAGACAGAGTGTCCTGTGGGACAGGTGTTGCGGGAGGGTCGTGCCGTGCGCCTGGCCAACCACACCCTGCTCATCGCCCGGGATGGGCAGGAGCGACCCATTGCCGATTCCGCCGCACCCATCCGCGCCGCCGACGGGCGCATCTTCGGCGCGGTGCTGGTCTTCCGCGACCAGACGGAGGAACGGCGCACCCTGGAAAAGCTGCGGCTTGCGGCAAGCGTCTACGAACATTCCCTGAACGGGGTGATGATCACCGACCGCAACACCCACATCATCGCCGTCAACCCCGCCTTCACACGCATCACCGGTTATACGCCCGAGGAGGTGATGGGCAGGAAACCCCGCGTGCTTTCCTCCGGCCGACATGATGCGGGGTTTTATGCCGCCATGTGGGCGCAGATCCGCGAGACGGGCCAGTGGCTGGGGGAAATCTGGAACCGGCGCAAGGAAGGGGGCATCTACCCGGAGGAGCTTGCCATCATCGCCGTCAAGGACGAGGAAGGGGAGGTGACCCATTACATCGGCATCTTCCGCGATCTCACCCAGGTCAAGGTGCAGGAGGAACAGTTGCGCCATCTGGCGCACCACGATCCGCTGACCGGCCTGCCCAACCGGGCGCTGCTGGCGGACCGTCTGAAGGTGGCCCTGTCCCAGGTGGAGCGCAGTGGCCGTCGGCTTGCCGTGTGTTACCTCGACCTGGACGGCTTCAAGCCCATCAACAACAGCTTCGGGCACGCCACCGGAGACCGGCTGCTCGTGGAAATCGGGCAACGCCTGGCAGCCAGCGTGCGCGGCGGCGATACCGTGGCCCGCCTGGGGGGCGATGAGTTCGTGCTCCTTCTCACCGAGCTTGCCGACGAGGTGGAATGTCTCACCGTGCTCACCCGCCTCCTCGAGGCGGTGGCCCGGCCCGTGGCCGTGGAGGGCCTGGTTCTCAACGTCACCGCAAGTGTGGGGGTCACCCTCTATCCCAATGATGGAGTGGACGCCGATACCCTGCTGCGCCACGCCGACCAGGCCCTCTATGCGGCCAAGGAGGCGGGCCGCAACCGCATCCATCTCTTCGACCCGCAGCGGGACAGCGAGGCGCGCAGCCGACGTGCCCTGTTGGAGCGCCTGGCGGTGGCGCTGGCCCAAGGGGAGTTCGTGCTCCACTATCAGCCCAAGGTGGACCTGCGCCAGGGTCGCGTCATCGGTGTCGAGGCGCTGATCCGCTGGCAGCATCCGGAGCGCGGCTTGGTGCCGCCCGCCGAATTCCTGCCCGTTCTGGAGGGCAGCGATCTCGAGGTCAGCGTGGGCGAATGGGTGATCGAAGCGGCCCTTTCCCAGATGGCGCGCTGGCGCGAGCGCGGCCTCGACCTGCCGGTGGCGGTCAACATCGCACCGCGGCATCTGGCGCGGGAAGATTTCGGGGAGCGTCTTCGCCGACTGCTTGCCCGGCATCCGCCCCTACCGCTGGGTCACCTGCAGCTCGAGGTGGTGGAAAGCGCGGCGCTCGCCGACATCGAGCACGTGGCCCGCCTCATCGAGACCTGTCGGCAACTGGGGGTGACCTTTGCGCTGGACGATTTCGGCACCGGCTATTCCTCCCTCACCTATCTGCGGCGCCTGCCTGCGGACCTGGTCAAGATCGACCAGAGCTTCGTGCGCGACCTGCTCATCGACCAGAACGATCTTGCCATCGTGCAGGGCATCATCGGGCTCACCGAGGCCTTCGGCATGACCGTGTTGGCCGAGGGGGTGGAAACGGAAGCCCATGCGCGGGCGCTGCTGGATCTTGGCTGCGGACTCGGTCAGGGCTACGGGATTGCCCGCCCCATGCCGGCGGAGGCCCTGCCCGAGTGGTATGCCCACTGGCGGCCGCCCGCTTGGTCAGCCGGGACGCACCTTGCCAGCGGCGGGAAAACCCAATAA
- a CDS encoding phosphate/phosphite/phosphonate ABC transporter substrate-binding protein, whose protein sequence is MLPHRNPVLTARYWNPILDYVGRKAGVTLELATRRDSQEYSAAEARGEFDFVYNNHIFAPSHAQARYRVIARPVGEPIRSQIVVADTSPIHSLAELQGQEVGFPNRNGFTGYAVPMVALYAAKVQVKPVFAGNQEGVMAQLKAGQIAAAAVNSRVMEEYAAREHFRYRVLWTSEPFLDLPVAVHPRVPAKVASAVQAALIGMTADAEGRRILEASAAVINQKPPYGFVAAQDAEYDNQRAVYRRLWQAEGRQ, encoded by the coding sequence GTGCTGCCCCATCGCAACCCCGTCCTCACCGCCCGCTACTGGAACCCCATTCTCGATTATGTCGGGCGCAAGGCGGGGGTGACCCTAGAACTCGCCACGCGGCGCGATTCCCAGGAATATTCGGCGGCCGAGGCGCGCGGCGAATTCGATTTCGTTTACAACAACCACATCTTCGCCCCCAGCCATGCGCAAGCCCGCTACCGGGTGATCGCTCGGCCGGTCGGTGAGCCGATCCGCAGCCAGATCGTCGTCGCGGACACCTCGCCGATCCATTCCCTGGCGGAGCTGCAGGGGCAGGAGGTGGGCTTTCCCAACCGCAACGGCTTCACCGGCTATGCCGTTCCCATGGTGGCCTTGTATGCAGCGAAGGTGCAGGTGAAACCGGTGTTCGCTGGCAACCAGGAAGGCGTGATGGCGCAGCTCAAAGCGGGACAGATTGCCGCGGCTGCTGTCAATTCCCGCGTGATGGAGGAGTATGCGGCGCGGGAACACTTCCGCTACCGTGTCCTGTGGACCTCTGAGCCTTTCCTCGATCTGCCGGTGGCGGTGCATCCCCGCGTGCCGGCGAAGGTGGCTTCCGCGGTGCAGGCCGCCCTCATCGGCATGACGGCGGATGCGGAGGGACGTCGCATCCTCGAGGCGAGTGCCGCCGTGATCAACCAGAAGCCGCCTTATGGCTTCGTCGCCGCGCAGGATGCGGAATACGACAACCAGCGCGCGGTCTACCGCCGCCTGTGGCAAGCCGAGGGCCGCCAGTGA
- the mobA gene encoding molybdenum cofactor guanylyltransferase — translation MSETSRPAITGLVLAGGEGRRMGGQDKGLVPLRGRPLIEWVLSRIRPQVTDILISANRNLEAYARFGHPVLTDRTEGYVGPLAGIARGLLETRHGLLLAVPCDTPFLPDDLVARLWDALSAGDFDLAVPLVKGRTQNAICLMHTRVGASLAQYLAQGGRQVEAWQTGLKRAVADFDDEAAFFVNLNRPEQLAALEDLPHRS, via the coding sequence ATGTCGGAAACCTCCCGCCCCGCCATCACCGGCCTCGTCCTCGCCGGCGGAGAAGGCCGCCGCATGGGTGGGCAGGACAAGGGACTCGTCCCTCTGCGCGGCCGGCCCCTCATCGAATGGGTGTTGAGCCGCATCCGCCCCCAGGTCACCGACATCCTGATTTCCGCCAACCGCAATCTCGAAGCCTACGCCCGTTTCGGCCACCCGGTGCTCACGGACCGCACGGAAGGCTACGTGGGCCCCCTGGCGGGCATCGCCCGCGGCCTTCTGGAAACCCGCCACGGGCTGCTGCTCGCCGTGCCCTGCGACACGCCTTTCCTGCCGGACGATCTGGTGGCCCGTCTCTGGGACGCCCTGAGCGCGGGGGATTTCGACCTCGCCGTGCCCCTCGTCAAGGGCCGTACCCAGAACGCCATCTGCCTCATGCACACCCGGGTAGGCGCAAGCCTCGCCCAATACCTGGCCCAGGGCGGCCGCCAGGTGGAAGCCTGGCAGACTGGCCTCAAGCGCGCCGTGGCCGACTTCGACGACGAGGCCGCCTTCTTCGTCAACCTGAACCGCCCGGAACAACTCGCTGCCCTCGAAGACCTGCCCCACCGCTCCTGA